The stretch of DNA CCTCAAGAAGACCCTGTCAGGACTCCGTTGTCTGAGACGtctgaggagctggatAGAGTAGTTATCACAGGAAAAAGCCAGTCCAACGCAGGTGCTAGACGGAtccaaaaaatccaaacttAGAGATATTTACTAACgaaattaattaattatcTAGGAACTCAAGTGTAATTATTCCAGAAAGGGTCAGCTGCAATATCCTCTAGAGTGCGACTATTGACGAAGGGAGTGCCAGATtcgtccaaatccaagTAGTACAGTTTATCTAGGCCGAGTTCTTGCAGGTGTTTCAGAGCCTTCTCATAGTTGAGGCCCACCTGTTTGACTCCATGAGAGTCGTCACTAAGACAGAATCTGCCCCCTTTTTCGCGAATTAGTTGGAACAAATCATCTTTTGGATATGATGTGGTCCAGCCTTTGCGAATTGCAGCAGTGTTCAATTCGACAAGACCTCCTTGCGAAACAATGAGCTCTACCGTCTCTGTAATCACCTTCCAGACCTCAGGCCAGTCTCTTTCTATGTTAAtgtctttgagctcttttccCGTATCTTCACACCTGTCGTGGGGGAGAGCGAATAGACGGATTAGGTCGAAATGTCCAATGATATCGGGTTCGAGCGTTCTCACCATTACCTGGTGTTGCTTGAAATATGCCAGGAAAAACGCTTGCAACGAGAGATTTCCTTTTGCTTCCAGCCATTTCTCGCGATTAAAGTCCAAATCAACCCCTTTCAAATGATGAACTGATCCAACTATTACATCGGGTCTCAGTTCCCGCTTGAATTGCAGACATTTATTTAGGTGAAATTCGTCTATTCCTCCTTCTGTCTCAAATCCAACGAGAATTTTCAGTCTGGAAGAGCGATCCGCGTTGACAGCCTTCTGGATGGATCGCGCATGCATATAATACTTCTCAAAATTCTCGACTAATGAGTCAACAGTATATCCCTTGTCTATCTCCTCAGGATACATCAATTTGTTATCGTATCGAGGAACGTGTTCTGTAAGACAGAAGACCTCAAAGTTCATATCCTTTACCCTGGAAATAATGTCATCTAAGTTATCCACGGCGTGCGACACATATTGACCGGAATGGGAATGATGAGAGTGAACCATCGATCGAAATTATCGAGACAAATGAAAACGGTCTATTATGTAATCTATTTATCGATAACGTCTTTTTTGTTGCAGATATTTGGCATAGAGGAATCCAAGTAAAGTTCCTCCTAAATGTGCGGCGTAATCTAGACCTCCCCATCTGTAGAAGCACCCAAGAATGTTATATACAGTGAATCCGAGCAAGGCTACTTGGGCTCCACCCGGAAGAGGGAGGAAAAATAGTGAGATTCCGGCCTTTGGGaaaatggttgcaaacGCGGCAAATATGGCAGAAATGGCACCCGAGGCTCCTAGAGACATACCGTATGACCGTGTTATGGTGGAGAATAGGATGGAGGCGAATGAAGACGCCACTCCCGAAATCAGATATAACGACGTGAAGTTGACCACACCCAGAACTTGTAGCATTGTGGTTCCAAACGAGTACAAACAGAGCATGTTCATCAGCAGATGTGCAAAGTCTTGGTGGCTAAAGCCAGACCACAGAAGAGACCATTCAGAAGGTCTTGAAGGCCCTCTTTCCAGTAGAAAATACTTGTTTAAAACTTTCAttgttctcaaactggCTGTCTGAGctctccaaagaagaaatatTCCAATGTTGACTCCAATAAGGCCATAAAGTAAGTGAACGGGATGCCGTTTGAAGTATGACAATGGGGTATAATTAAATAAGTAGGGTGTTGCAACGTAGCAGCCGGCAGAGAAGCCAACAGTAAAGATCAGCGACTTGACCAAGGAACCAGAGACTTTCGGGTTCCCGAGACCTCTTAGTCTGTATGCCAATTCTTTGTGAGTGGCGTAATTCCGGAACTGACAGGTTTTATTGGCCAATTGCGAAGATCTGGTGAAGAACGCATTTCGAAAAACCGTCTTTTGCAGCCCTGCAGTGAACAATGACCGCCGAGTCCAATTTATAGAACCCCTGTTGGCCAGAAGAAGTCTAAACATTATAGCTTAATTGTAAAATTCAGGATCATGAACGGATTttaaatttaaaaaaaacATTACATAATCTGCTgtgcttctttctctctctCCTGCTGCAACAgctccttctgctcctttAATTCttgcttctgctggtaAAACTTTTGCAAGAcctgaggaggaggaactctttttcctcttctggACTGCACCGACTCGATAACAGTCTGTAATTTGGCGATCTGAGAGGTCCATCCAGCGAGCCGGGAGGAAATAAACTCCCAGTCCTCCTTACTTGTACTGTTCAATTTCGACACTTTGTGGATGTAGAACTGTTCTTTATCTTGGTCCAACCTTCCTGCAATGAGACCAGACTTGATGCATTTGATAAGGAATTCTTCGACCTGGTCCAATGCAATATGCAACTCGTCTGAAATTTCAGCGTATGACAAATGGTTTTTCTTAGACGCTATTCTGGTCACAGCAACAagcttgagcttgttggtGAGGTTGTCTATGTTGATGTTGTATGACGAAAGATCTTTGCTCAAGGTTGCGAAATCCTCTAGATTTGAGTCCTTGTATATGGAGAGCAGATTGTAGAGCACTGGATCTTGTTGCAGTGGTTCGAAATCGATAGAGTCCAGATTTATGTAAACTGTAGAGTTGAGGGTGTGAATGAAAAACTGCGAGTACTCTGAGGAAGAAAGAGACGATCCGCCCAATTGAATTAGTTCTTTGAAAAGTGTCACTGCCTGTGCATCGTTTTGGTCTTTAAACAGTAGATCAATGACCTGCATGTAAATGCTCTTGATGTCCTCGCTGGAAGCATTGCAATCGGTAAGCCAAACCTTCAGGTGTTGAGCCAGCGGACCAGCCACGTTAAGTAGTGAGTGCTTCGAAACTATGGAAAGGATGTCTTTGAGCACCTGCACCCGAAGCTGAGATTGTGGGGGAACAAAATTAAACAGATTAGAAAAAACAGACACAAGCGAGCTGACTCTGATACTGGATCTATCTTTGGAAAGCACGTCATCCGGGACAACAACAACTTTTTGGATCTCAGGCAAGATGGCAGATAGCTGTTGCTCCAAAGACACATCTAATTCGCTCCTGAGAATGTCTATAAGGTGCAGCAGAAGATTGAAGGTAGGCTCAAACACTTTATCGCTCAATTTAGCGAGCTCCCGACTTGATTCCAACACTTTTGCGAGAAGTtcttgtttgttttcttgtTCGGCTAAAGTCTCAAAACCACTCTTATACTCTGTCTTGAGCTCAGAGTCAAGTATGGCAGCATACTCCACAGCGCACTCTCCCGCGAATCTTTCGGAAACAATGGTGAACATGTCGAATTGATGGAGGGATATGTTGGTTGAAGTTCAGATATATTAATTtgactgaaaaatttttataTCATCAAACGTTACCCGgagcctcttcttcctAGGACAGCCTATAAAGCATGACTGAGGAcaccaacgagctgcttcCAACGGCTGAATACTCAGGCCCAGTATTCAAGAGGTTTGAGGTTGACCCGTCGAAACCGCATTCGACGTCCGGACGCACCAATGGGCCTTCTGACTACGTTCTTGCTGCCGGTGCTGTGGACAGAGATGCTCCCACGGAGGCTAAAGACACACGGATTGGACGACTCCGAGCTTATATTACCACACTACAGGACGAAGTGAATGAATTTCTGACCGAACGAATGAAAAGTAAGggcgaagaagagagaCAAGACCTTGTGAATtctgaggaggaagaggacgaggaccagaCTGGTGTCTGATCGATTTGCTGTACAGTACGAGTGAAAAGGCGAATTGCCAAATGTTGGCAGCCGTTGTTGAGTTTACGTGAGCTGCAAATATCGATTACTAATTAACGAGCTTTATGTCTAATATTTGTAAAAATATATTTATGTTATCATGAGACGCTTTTCGACGTTCCTCAGTTTGCGGGCAATTCCGCCACGAGGACTTGTCAAACTTAATAGAAAGCTGCTTGAGATCAAGGGTCCAGACTCCGCCAAGTTCTTGAATGGACTGCTGACGACTAAGATGCTTCCCACTTTTGAGAAAAAGAACCTGACCACGATATCTGCCAGTGATCTACAAGCATTAGAgaactccaaaatgctcgGACTCACCGACGAACAGATGCAGACCGAGAATTGGGGCATTCTTCACGAGGACGAGACCTACGACCCAGATGTCCCAGAAAGACTGGGCATCAGGAGGGACGGACGGTATTCCATGCTTCTGAACTCTAAGGGACGAGTTCTGTCCGATTTATTTGTCTATCCAACTCCCTATACCCCAAACAACGGCCCCAAGTACTTGCTTGAGATGGCACCAAAGAATTTCGGTCAAATCCAGATGATGCTCAAGCTGCACAAACTTCGAGCAAAGATCGATATTTCGGTTGCAAATTATAACTCGTGGTTTTATTACGACCACTCCGAGGAATTCGACGAGTTTTACGACTTATTGCAGTCCGAGTATCTCAATAATAGAAACTCCAAGAGTGTGGAAGCCGCTTCTACGTGGAGCAAGTATTTACAAGATAGGCTTGTTAATGAGGAGATACTGACGGAGGCGGATGCCTCGCAATTACAAGGATTTGCGATCGACGACCGTGCGCCATGTTTTGGGCTCAAATTCGTTCTTCCCCCAGAAAgccagctccaaaacctAGAGGATATCAAAGTGGGGCACGAAGTTTATGATACCTTACGCACTTTGGTTGGAATTTCAGAAATTTCCGACTTCAAGTCCGAAACACTGCCCTTCGAAAATAACCTCGATTACATGAATGGAATCAATTACAATAAGGGATGCTATGTAGGTCAAGAGCTCACTATCAGAACGTTTCATTCGGGCGTCATTAGAAAACGAGTCATGCCGATACAACTGTTCAGAGTTGGAGAGCCCGTGAGCGAGGAATTAAAATTGGCAGACGAAGACCTGGGTCTGGGCCAGTATACGGACctgcagctgatcaacacgtccaagaaaaaccaaGACGCCGAGCCTCAGTCTTCAAACCCGTTTGGATCGAAGATGCGCAGAGACAAAAAAGTTGGAGAGATTATCAGAGTGCAGAATAATATTGGCCTGGCCGTTGTATATGTGGCCGAGATCAGTCGTGACAACGCGCCTGGTAATAACGAATTCCCTATAGTATCAAGGAGTTCGTCAGAGGTCGCTGGTAAGTTTATTGCCAAGGTTCATATACCTGAATGGTGGCCCCTagaagagctggaggaggaggaggaggaagaggaaaaagaacaCGACGATTAAGTAACATGTATAATGCAATATTATTCTTTCAGATCATCTGGAACCTCTATGCCGCGTTCTTTTGCAATCTGTAGTAGTCTTTGATTGTCCACACGAAGCTGTCGGATATAGTTGGAAGTCTTGGACAGAACTGCGTATTCTGACCTATTCTCTGACTCTGTCAAATCCGGCACTACCTTCACCAAACTGTCAAATGTTGATCTGATTTGTTCTCGTCGCTTATTTTCGGACCTGATGTGatgctgttttttctcttcttcgctCAGTTGTTTGTATGCTGTTCGTTTATCAGAAGAGGTCATGATATAAACCTTGTCAAATCTAAAATCTCAACTTTGGTTGTCTGCTTATGTCAGCAGCGGTGCCGGTGCTCACGGGGGGACGACAATCTCTGAATGAAACGTATGAACGGCCTGGTAGACCAAAGCGACGCACTTTGTTCCAGGGATCTGCTTATCGTGTTCACATCTCCCGCAGTGTGTTCTAAACCCTGATTCAAATTCTTGCACCTTTGCACCTTTATATTATTTTCCTATATTTATTTAGAGCACTTTATGGCTATCCTAGTCCCCTCCATAACGTGGACGTACGCGACAGTCCTATATTTGAGCGTCACAACTATCTTGTCATTGCTTACCTCAATCATCCGCCTGCAGACTTACAATGCTGTCAAATCACAAAATCCGGAAATCTCCTTTTCAGAGATCGTGGTTCCGGTTCTTCAGTTAGTGCCGAGCAGGGTGTGGTACTATCCTTGGACTTTGTTGACAGAAAGTTTTGTGGAGACATCTGTgttcaagtttttgattgCCGTCGCAGTGTTCTACTTTGGCATCAATTATTTGGAAAAGCACTGGAACCTCAACAACGAGAATAAGATATTTTCTGAGACGGTATACTACATCACCATAGTCACAGCGGCAACCAATGTGAGCACAgtcctccttgagctgctATTTCACATATTGTCATTTCAGTCTGCGAAGCTTACAGAGCCGGTGAACCACGGCGTTTACTCTCTTATAATG from Ogataea parapolymorpha DL-1 chromosome VI, whole genome shotgun sequence encodes:
- a CDS encoding putative transferase CAF17, mitochondrial, with amino-acid sequence MRRFSTFLSLRAIPPRGLVKLNRKLLEIKGPDSAKFLNGLLTTKMLPTFEKKNLTTISASDLQALENSKMLGLTDEQMQTENWGILHEDETYDPDVPERLGIRRDGRYSMLLNSKGRVLSDLFVYPTPYTPNNGPKYLLEMAPKNFGQIQMMLKLHKLRAKIDISVANYNSWFYYDHSEEFDEFYDLLQSEYLNNRNSKSVEAASTWSKYLQDRLVNEEILTEADASQLQGFAIDDRAPCFGLKFVLPPESQLQNLEDIKVGHEVYDTLRTLVGISEISDFKSETLPFENNLDYMNGINYNKGCYVGQELTIRTFHSGVIRKRVMPIQLFRVGEPVSEELKLADEDLGLGQYTDLQLINTSKKNQDAEPQSSNPFGSKMRRDKKVGEIIRVQNNIGLAVVYVAEISRDNAPGNNEFPIVSRSSSEVAGKFIAKVHIPEWWPLEELEEEEEEEEKEHDD
- a CDS encoding histidinol-phosphatase (PHP family), which gives rise to MVHSHHSHSGQYVSHAVDNLDDIISRVKDMNFEVFCLTEHVPRYDNKLMYPEEIDKGYTVDSLVENFEKYYMHARSIQKAVNADRSSRLKILVGFETEGGIDEFHLNKCLQFKRELRPDVIVGSVHHLKGVDLDFNREKWLEAKGNLSLQAFFLAYFKQHQVMVRTLEPDIIGHFDLIRLFALPHDRCEDTGKELKDINIERDWPEVWKVITETVELIVSQGGLVELNTAAIRKGWTTSYPKDDLFQLIREKGGRFCLSDDSHGVKQVGLNYEKALKHLQELGLDKLYYLDLDESGTPFVNSRTLEDIAADPFWNNYT
- a CDS encoding Protein GON7, which produces MTEDTNELLPTAEYSGPVFKRFEVDPSKPHSTSGRTNGPSDYVLAAGAVDRDAPTEAKDTRIGRLRAYITTLQDEVNEFLTERMKSKGEEERQDLVNSEEEEDEDQTGV